The sequence TGGCTTTTTTCAGCATGACGTTATTGCGAAGGGCATTAATTAACGGTTGCGGATCATCGTCCTGCAAATACTGGCGAATGTCCTGATGCTGCTCGGTAAACAAACACAAGAACAACTGCCCTAAACTGGAGACGCGTAAGCGGTTGCAGTCGTCACAGAAGTCTTTGCTGTAGGGCATTATCAAACCCATTTTGCCCTCGTAGTCCGGATGTGCGAACTCTTGTGCCGGCCCCGCGTTGTCTGCTCTTGACGTCAGCGACCAACCTTCGTTCAGCAAGCGTTCCTTAATATCCTGACCGCTTACGTGCTGGCGCTGATAGTAGTCGGCGTTATCGGTGGTGCGCATAAGCTCGATAAAGCGTAGTGCCACATTACGGTCTTTGATAAATTTGAGAAACTCAGGCAGCTCGCCACCATTGTACTGTTTCAACAACACAGTGTTGACTTTAACGGTTGCAAAATCCATATCCACCGCCTGATCAATACCTTC comes from Idiomarina sp. X4 and encodes:
- the moaA gene encoding GTP 3',8-cyclase MoaA, giving the protein MQPLQDRFSRRFTYLRLSLTESCNFRCDYCLPDGPDCSSRKYEITLPEVRRLVTAFAKLGTTKIRLTGGEPCLRKDLSEIIATCKSVPGIEKVAITTNGYRMKRDLQDWKEAGLDAINVSVDSLDPGTFHLVTGQNKLPEIIEGIDQAVDMDFATVKVNTVLLKQYNGGELPEFLKFIKDRNVALRFIELMRTTDNADYYQRQHVSGQDIKERLLNEGWSLTSRADNAGPAQEFAHPDYEGKMGLIMPYSKDFCDDCNRLRVSSLGQLFLCLFTEQHQDIRQYLQDDDPQPLINALRNNVMLKKATHGLHEGNSGATRHLAMIGG